A segment of the bacterium genome:
CCCGTCGGCGCGCGGCGCCAGCTCGCTGTCGAAGCTGAAGGTGCGCAACCTCCGCACCGGCCAGGTCCTCGACAAGACGTTCCGCGGCGGCGACAAGGTCGAGCAGCCGAACGTGGAGCTGCGGCCCGTCCAGTTCCTCTATGCCGACGACGACGGCTTCCACTTCATGGACACGCAGAGCTTCGAGCAGGTCGCGCTGCGCAAGGACGAGCTCGGCGACGTCGCCGGCTATCTGCGGGAGGGGATGGAGGGCATCCGCTCCGTCGTCTTCAACGGCCGCGTGATATCGGTCGACCTGCCGCTCACCGTCGTGCTGCGCGTGGTCGACACCGCGCCGGCGCTGAAGGGCGCCACGGCGCAGGCGCAGACGAAGCCTGCGACGCTCGAGACCGGCCTCGTCATCCAGGTGCCGTCGTACCTCGAGACGGACGAACTCGTGCAGGTCGACACGCGCGAGGCGCGCTTCGTCGCCCGCGCCAAGGGCTGATCCTCACCGCGCCGACAGGCACTCGAGCGTCAGCCGATCGCGATCGCGCCGCTCGAGCCGATCCCAGGTGTCGGTGCGGATGCGGCGTCGAGTCCGCCGCTTGTGCGTCGGGGCGGGCACGGCGATCGCAGCGGGCGCGGTGCAGACGTTCCACCCGCCGCTGCCGCCCGGCTGGGCGGACGCCTGCGCGAGCGTGGCCCCGGTGACGGTACGCAGCCGCTCGAGCCCCGACGCGTCGGCGGCCTCCCGGACGTCGATGCGCGTCGGACGCTCCGGCGTGCAGCGCGGGAAGCGCGGGTCGTCGTTCGCCAGGCACAGGCTTACGGCGAAGGTGCACGTGCCGTCGGCGCGCCCGTCGAGGTCGCAGGCCGGGTCGCCGTCGAGGCAGCGCAGGATCGGACGGACCTTGCCGCCCTTGCCGCGGGTCACGGGACCGGGGGTCGTGAACTCGGCGATGCAGTCGGTGCGCGCCTTGCCGCCGCCGGGGATGCAGCGGCCCGGACGGCCGAGCGTGCACTGGCAGACGTCGCCGACGCCGTCCGCGTTCACGTCGGCCTGGTCGGCGTTGGGGATGAGGGGACAGTTGTCGCGCGCGTCGGGCACGCCGTCGCCGTCGGTGTCGAGCGGCGGCGGGATCGGGTCGGGCTCGCACGCGTCGCCCACGCCGTCGCCGTCGGCGTCGGCCTGGTCGGGGTTCGGAACCGTCGGGCAGTTGTCCTCTTCGTCCGGTACGCCGTCCCCGTCCCGGTCGGGGGCCGACGGATCGTCGACGTCGCAGGCGTCGCCGACGCCGTCGCCATCGCGGTCGCTCTGGTCGGGATTGGGAACGAACGGACAGTTGTCGTCGACGTTCGGCACGCCGTCGCCGTCGGTGTCGGTGTCGGGCGCGAAGGGCGCTTCGCACACGTCGGCGATGCCGTTGCCGTCGACGTCCGGCGAGCCCGGCGGTGCCTTGCAGGCCGCCACGGCGAGGCGGCTCGGCCGGCCCTTGGCGTCGTAGAGCAGGCGGATGGTGCCGGCGCGGCACGAGGCGCCGATGCGCGTCGTCAGCGTCATCGCGAGCGGGTCGTCGGCGAGGATCGTCGGCGCGTCGTTGCGCAGCCGGAACGGCAGCGAGACCGAGTTGACGCGATCGCGCAACGACAGCCCGGTCAGCGTGGAGCGGGCGACCTCCACCCCGGTCGTCGCGTTGCGCAGCACGAGCGTGAAGGACACGCAGGACGGCAGCGCGCGGCTCGCACGGATGAAGAGGAGTGCGGCCCCGTTCGTGAGCTCGGGAACCGTGACCCCCGTCGGCGCCAGCGTCGTGCCGAGGCCGTCGTCGGTGGCGAACGACGGGAAGGGGCTCTCGGCGGCCGCGCCGGGCTCGACGGACACGATGTCGGCGGTGGCGCTGAGGCGCGCGGGGGCCTCCGGCGCGAGAACGCGGCGCTCGCGCAGGAAGAGATCCTTCACGACGAACGTCGGCGTGTCGGCGGCCGCGGTCGCCGCGGCGACGAGGAGCGCGGGCGCGGCGACGAGGGCGAGCCGGGGCAGGCGAGCGAGGCGCATGGGCGCCGATAGCATGGGCCGTGCCGCAGCTCACAGCCCTCCGCATGTCCCGCCTGACGGGAGGCCAGGCGGCATGAGGGCCCGATCGTGCATTTCGGCACGTTGGTAGCGGCCGTACGGGCGATCCGACGACGGCCTCTGTCCAACATCCGCGGCATGGTCCATGACGGGCGGGTGCGACGGCTCACACTGCTGCTCGTGTTGCTCCCGTTCGCGGCGCCGGTCGCCGCGCAACCCGACTGTCCGGCGACCGCGTCGCTCGCGATCTACGCCGACAACGCCAGCGCCGACGGCACGGTGACGATGACGGTGACGGGCGAGCTACTGGCGCCCGCCGCGACGTGCGCCGGGACCGGCGCCACCTCCTACGAGCGCACCGTCCACTGCAGCGGCGCCGGTCTGGCCGGCTGCGGCGTGGTGAGCGGGCTGCGCCCCGGAGCGTGGGTCCATCGCGTGACCGTCGTCGTCACCGGGTCGGCGGCGCAGCGCCAGGCGCGCCGCGAAGTCGTGATCGCCGACGCCGGTCCCCGCCCGGCCAATGCCCTCGTGTGGACGGTGTACCCGCGCACGTTCGTCGTCACTGCGGCGACGCAGGACGCGCTGCGCGAGCAGCTCGACGCCGCGAGCGCCTTCACGGCGACGCACCCGGGATCTGCGCTCGTGACCTTCGCGCCCGAGATCTTCGCCGGCGCGCACGACCCGCGCACCATAGACCTGGTGCGCACCCGGTGCGATCCCGAGCCCGCGCGCGCCGCCGGGCTGTGCGTCGCCGGGAACCGCGTGGTCGTCGACGCGCTCGATCGCTCGGGCGAGCCCGGCGCGGTGGTGCTGTCGGTGGGGGCGCGGCTCCTCACCGTGCTACGGCTCTACGGCAGCGACACCGTCTGGCGCGGTCTCGTCTTCGTCGGCAGCACGGTGGGCGGCAGCGTGCAGGCGGACACCATCGCGATCGTCGGCGCCGCGGCCCAGAACGCTCGGCTCGAGCGCTCCCTCGTGCGCGGCCCCTCCGCCGGCGACGCGGTCAGCGTCGAGGACGGCGCGCGGGGCAACGTCATCGACTCCATCCTCGTCGGAGCGCAGAAGAAGGGGCTCATCGTCGGCGCGGGCTCGCAGGCGGTGCTGCGGACGAGCTGCGTGCACGACAACCGCGGCGGCGGCGTCCAGGCGCTCGACGGCGGCCAGGTACTCGCGGCCGGCAACGTGATCGTGCGCAACGTCCCGGGAGCCGCCGGCCACGGTCTGGCCGCGAGCGCGACCGGGCCCGACCCGAGCGTGCTCATCACCAACGGCAACATCGTCCGTCTCGCCGGCGGACGCGGCATCTCGGTGACCGACCACGCGATCGCCAGCCTCGACAACGACTACGTCGCCGACAACCAGTTCGCCGGGATCAAGATCGAGACCTCGGCCGCGGCGGGACCCGGCGTGGCCCCGATCGCGGCGCTCCACGGCACCGCGCTCGTCTGCAACCGCAACGCCGGGGTCAGCGGCAGCTGCCAGCCCCTGGCCGACGGCGACGGCGTCGCCTGCGGCGGCGCGGCCGATTGCTGCGGCATCCCGGGCACCTGCTGCGTCGACGATGCGGGCTGCACGGCGCCGCTCGCCTGCCAGCTGCTCTCGTTTCCCCGCGGCTACGGCGCATCGCAGGCGGCGGAGGCCGGACGCACGCCGCCGCAGGTG
Coding sequences within it:
- the efp gene encoding elongation factor P; amino-acid sequence: MISTGDFKRGLRILVDGDPFVILDVHVQSPSARGASSLSKLKVRNLRTGQVLDKTFRGGDKVEQPNVELRPVQFLYADDDGFHFMDTQSFEQVALRKDELGDVAGYLREGMEGIRSVVFNGRVISVDLPLTVVLRVVDTAPALKGATAQAQTKPATLETGLVIQVPSYLETDELVQVDTREARFVARAKG
- a CDS encoding thrombospondin type 3 repeat-containing protein encodes the protein MLSAPMRLARLPRLALVAAPALLVAAATAAADTPTFVVKDLFLRERRVLAPEAPARLSATADIVSVEPGAAAESPFPSFATDDGLGTTLAPTGVTVPELTNGAALLFIRASRALPSCVSFTLVLRNATTGVEVARSTLTGLSLRDRVNSVSLPFRLRNDAPTILADDPLAMTLTTRIGASCRAGTIRLLYDAKGRPSRLAVAACKAPPGSPDVDGNGIADVCEAPFAPDTDTDGDGVPNVDDNCPFVPNPDQSDRDGDGVGDACDVDDPSAPDRDGDGVPDEEDNCPTVPNPDQADADGDGVGDACEPDPIPPPLDTDGDGVPDARDNCPLIPNADQADVNADGVGDVCQCTLGRPGRCIPGGGKARTDCIAEFTTPGPVTRGKGGKVRPILRCLDGDPACDLDGRADGTCTFAVSLCLANDDPRFPRCTPERPTRIDVREAADASGLERLRTVTGATLAQASAQPGGSGGWNVCTAPAAIAVPAPTHKRRTRRRIRTDTWDRLERRDRDRLTLECLSAR